From Nitrospira sp.:
GTGGCAAGAATTTCTCGAGCAGCCTCCACGCCGCTGCCATCGGGCAATCGAATGTCGAGGAGCACCAGATCGGGCTGTAATCGGCAACAAAGTTTTGTGGCATCCTTCATCAGGCCTCCCTGAGCAAGGACCTTCATCCCAGGGGTCAGATTGAGGACCGCGCAGAGCCCGATGCGCACCACTTCGTGATCATCCACAATGATCAACCGGATCACCGACCCTTTACTCATACACGATGTCCTTTTTCAATGGTACGTCAACCGTAATGATGGTCCCTTGTTTCGGAGCGCTTTGCAGGGTAAAGGTACCGGATATGTGTCGCGCCCGCGCCGCCATGTTACTGAGCCCATGGCCCATGCGTCGCTTGCGGGTTTTCAGAAACCCGACGCCATTGTCTCCGATGACCAACCGGATGGAGTTGTCGATCAAGCTCAGCTGTACCCAGCGATGGGAGGCATGAGCGTGGCGGATGCTATTACTCAAGGCCTCCCGCGCGATATTGAGGAGTTGTTCCGCCAGCTGGGGAGTCACGAACGAAAGAACAGGACTCTTGATCTCAAGCTGGGGTGTGGCCTGGTCGGTTCCGGTCATTGACGCGATGAGTTGATTGAGCGCATGCCCAAAATCCAGTTCCGTGGGGGGGTGTCTTGTCAAGAGTGCGATAAATCGGCGAACGTCTACCATGAGATTGTTGAGTTGGCTGATGGCGTGACTCATATGGGCCTTCGAACGGCGGGCCGATTGCTTCATGGCCAGTTTCCCCGCCTCCAGTTGCATACCGATGGCATACAAGGCTTGCAGGAGGTTATCGTGCAGATCTCGACTCAGTTGCTCGCGTTCCTCCATGGCCAGCTTGCGCTCAGTAATGTCTTGGACTGCGGTCAGAAGCAACGGCCCCATGTGCCCGGATAGTTCGATCCGTGTCGCTTTCACCGACACCCAAATGATTTCTCCAGACTTTCTGATATAGCGATGTTCAGAGCTGTACTGTGACCGAACTCCCCGAAAAAACTCGTCTGTGAGCACGATATTGGCAGAAAGATCTTCAGGGTGCGTATAGAGCGCATAGGTGCTCCCGAGGATCTCTTCTTTCTCATAGCCCGTCAACTCGCACAAGGTCCTGTTGGCACTGATGGCACGCCAGTTCTCATCGAGAATACAGAGCCCGACGGGAGCTTCGGCCACGAATTGCTGGAGCCGTAGCTCGCTTGTGCGTAAGGCATCTTCAGCGCGTTTACGTTCCGTGACGTCCTGAAACGTCCACACGCGGCCGACGATTTCCCCACCAAGAATCTGAGGTCGCGAGTGCCGCTCGAACAGCCGGCCGTCTTTAAAACGCAATACGTCAAAGCTTGATTCTTCGGGATGGGCGTACAGTGCACGCACTTTCCCCAAAAACGAAAGGGGGTCTTCCAATTGATCTGCGACGGCGATGAGCAACGCGTCGTCGTCCTGACAATCGGCTAAATCAGGAGGAATGTTCCAAAGGGACAGAAAGCGCTGGTTGGTACTCGTGACCTTTCCGTGACGGTCGACGATGAGAAGACCATCCGCAACTGAGTTCATCGCAGCCTGAAGGAGCGAGTAGGAGTGCTTCTGATTGTCGATATTCTGAATGACGGCAATCAGATAGTCCTGATCCACGGAGCCGGAATGGACCAACGACACGGTTAAGGTGACCCAGACCCAGGTGCCATCGACCCGGCGATAGCGCTTTTCCATTGAGAAAGAGTGCCGTTTTCCGGCGAGCAATTCTGCAAGATGTGCAAGGTTCGCCTGGATGTCGTCCGGGTGGGTGTAGTCTCGAAAGTTCCGTCCGATGATCGCTTCCGGTGGATGTCCGATGATTTGGCATAGATGCGGATTTACTCGGAGGAATCGACCATCGAGAGTGAGTTGCGCAATCCCGACTCCTGCATGTTCATACAGCGTCCTCCATCGGGCCTCATTTTCACGAAGTTGGGACTCAATAAGCCGGGTGTCGGTCATATCACGGACAATGCAGCCGACGGTGGGGCTCCCTCGATAACCTCCTGGAATGCGTGTCAAAATTCCAGAAAAGTGGCGTCTGTCCTGACCGAGCCACACGCTATATTCGACGGTTGCAGGTTGTCCGGTGGTAATGACGCGTCGGATTGCTTCCACATAGTGGGTTCCGGTTTCAGGTCCGAAGATGTCAGTGATGAGCTTGCCGATGAGCTGAGCTTTGGGGACGAGCAGTTTGTCCTCGTTCCCTGTCCAGACGTGGAGGTATCGCCCGTCCTGATCGAATTCGAAGGCCAGGTCATCCAGCGCGTCTAGGAATGACCGGAGTCGGTCTTCACTTCTCAGCCTGGCTTCTTCAGCTCGTTTCAGGTCGGATCGATCGACGTAGAGACCGACGGCAAGCGAAACCTGCTCGAACTCGTCGGAGACAAAGACAGGCCAGAGGAGGAGATCGAGCATCTGACCGTCTTTACGCTGACGGCGCAATTCAATCGGGCCCGTTAGTTCTCCACGGATTCCTCTTTCCCACAAGGCATCAGACGTGGCCTCTTCCCCGGCGTGCACGTAGGGAATTTCACGGCCGAGCACCTCTTCCTCAGTCCAGCCAAACAGCCGGGTTGCCGCCTGATTCCAACTGATGACCCGACCGGCTCGGTCGAGGCAGACGAGTGGAAGGGCCGACTCGTTCACGAGCGTCCGGAGCAGTCGGGAAGTTTCCGCCAGCTGCTTTTCGGCCCGCTTCCTTTCCGTGATATCTTCACAGGCGACGAGGACAAGAGTCGTTCCCATGTGATCATGAATGGCTCGGGCTCGCTCCTTCACCCATAGTCGGGTGCCATCTTTCCGAATCTTTTGAGCTTCCCATTCCCACAAGGTATAGGGACTCGTCACGCACGCCGTGAGTCGTTCGAAGGTGGTCTGGTGTTCACTGGAATCAAACACCTCCGCAATCGATCGGCCGACAAGGTCTCTGGGGTCGTATCCCAATTGTTCGGCGCCAAAACGGTTGACCGATAAGACGGTGCCGTCCGAAGCAAGTGTGAAATACATGAAGGGGTTATGCTCGTAAAGGGACTGATACCGCTGCTCGCTGGCCCGGAGGGCTGACTCGGCTTTTTCCCTCCGCTCGACCTCCCGCTTGAGCTCTTGCACGGCACGCTCGAGTCCGGCCGTCCGCTCTTGCACACGCGCTTCCAGAGATTCCTGAAAGGCTTGCTGGGCCAGTTCTGATTGTTTGCGCGTGGTGATGTCTTCTACGGTGCCAACCATGCCTGAGGCCGCACCATTTTCTCCGGAAAGGGCACGACCACGGCATGCGACCCATCGAGTTTCTGCATTCGGCAGGATGATACGATGCTCGACGAGGTAAAAGGTGCGCTCCGCGACGGCGGTGCCAATGGCATCACTGAGTCGTTGTCGGTCGTCGGGATGGACGAGCGCAAAGAATCCCTCATAAGTTCCATCAAAGGAGCCTGGACGCAGTCCGAAGATCTGTTCGGTTTCCGGAGACCAGCTGACCCGATTGGTCTCGGATTCCCACGCCCACGTTCCCACTTGGGCTGCCCCCAGCGCCGATGCGTGGGCAGGTCGATGGTCCTGTTCGGGGTGAGCCAGGGCCTGTTGTAACTCAACAACTCGCCGCCGTAGTTGGATTAATTCGGCGGAGACAGGGTCGCTCATCCCTACCGGAGAATTCATACGTGTGGATTCCATGTGCGAGGTCGACCAAGAGTCTGAGATGCGTGTATCCGCCTGTCCTGACAGGCTGCCATTGAGAACAATGGCTAGCCTGATAGCATAGATTCTCGTACCGATACAATACAACAGGCGTGGCTGAAAACGTGGCGAGGAGAACGAGCGAGTAACGAAGGCCTACAGGATGGTAGGTGCCCTAAAGTCTTGGACTGTGTGCAGGGGAGGATGGCACATGACCCTCTTTCATGAACCAGGCAACGGCCTCGGTCCGGCGTTTCACGTGGAGCTTGTCAAAGATATTCGCCAGGTAGTTTTTTACTGTCTTATCACTCAAGCGGAGATGGACGGCAATCTCCTTGTTTGTTTTCCCTTCAGCCAGCAAAGGTAGAATGAGACGTTCCTGAGGGGACAGGCGGGTGACAGTCTGGGAATTGATGCCCAGGTGTGAGCTGGTCCGAATCCAATGAAGGGCCCGCTGGGTCACTCGCGGATCCAGATAGCCATGACCGGAGGCGACCGTGCGAATTGCGCGAACCAGGTCGTCCATGCGGACATCCTTGAGGACGTATCCATGGGCTCCATTTTGAACGGACGCCATCACCGTCGCATCTTCAGCGTAACTGGTAAGGACCAGAATGCGAAGCTTTGGCGCAACGGCCAGAAGCCGTCGACAGGCGTCGGTCACCGTGGCGTCGGGGAGTTTGACATCAAGCAAGACCATATGTGGAGTGAGTCGCTCGACGGCGGAGACGCCCTCTGCGACCGTTCCTGCCTCGCCGACGATCGTCATATCCGGTTCGAGGTGAAGCAGAGCGCGAAGCCCTCGACGGACCATCTCGTGATCATCGATAAGAACGATGCTGGTTTGTGGCTGTTTCATACAGGCGCCAATAGAGGTTCCAACGAAAACTCCGCGGTCACGTGTGTCCCGCCGCCGGTCTTGGACTCAACCCGTAACGTTCCCCCGAGCTTTTTGGCACGGGCCTCCATGTTGGCCAGTCCGTATCCACCAGACTGTCCGACAACCGTGGAGAATCCGATTCCGTCGTCCTGTACCGTGACGCGAATTCGTGTGTCTATCATGCGAATGGCGACTGTCGCTCGAGATGCATGGGCATGGCGGGCACAATTGCTGAGCGCTTCTCGTACGATATTGAGGATCTCTCGTTCTTCCTCATGCGTGAGCACCTCAAGAGCACCCCGCTGAAGATCCAATCGTACGCGCAGTTGGCCTGTCTGCTCATAGGTCGTGCGCAGCGTATTCAGCTCAGAAGCGAGATCAAATTCCTGGACGGCCCCGGACTCCAATTCGCGGATCATGCTCCGGACCTCATGGATCAGCTGGTTGATCTGCGTGATCGTTCTTGCATCAGATGATTTTGCTTCCTGATTATTATCATGCCTTAGTTTTCGACTCATTTCAATACCCAACCCGATGGCATACAGCGACTGCAGTACGCAGTCATGCAGATCACGACCGATGCGGGTGCGATCCTCCAGGAGCATGTGTAGGCGCCGTTCGGTCGCCTTATAGGCCGTGGTCAATTCACCAGCGCAGGGTTCCAGTTGAGCCCAACCATAGGATTGCTTTACCGGTCGGGCCGACTGTGAGAGTGAGAGCTTTGATGGAGTCCGGAGCCCTCCGTCCAACACTTCGAATCTCTTCTTTCCCACGGTGACGCGAGTTTCTTCCATCCGCCTTCCTCCTATCTGAATCTCCACGAAACGCCCTTCCAGCACCTAGACCAGCACCTTTTACTGCAACAAGACCGGGAAAGCACCTGGCGGACCCGCCAGGTGACGTTTGTTATCTAAGGTGGAACCATCCGCCTCCCTAATTCGGCATTCGGCCCAGCCATTCGGCCCTAGTGCGGTACCTATTTCTTCAGTTTGCAGGGAGGTGGTCATGCCAACCTCAGTCGGTTCATGGAAGTGAGCCAGGGGAAAGGCAATGGAGTCTATCAAAGGACTTCTGATTGCCCTCCATTTGGCGCTCAGTCCAATCAATTGGCCCTAGTGCAGTCATTATTTTCTTACCTTGAAAGGAGACAGCTATGTCCACTTCACTGGTTTCTCAGGAAAGAGGAGTTTCGTTCTGTGAAGGGGAGTTCTTCGTGAAGACCCTTGAGACCCGAGAGGAGTTGACTCAGGCGTATCGATTACGGCATCGAGTGTTTGCGGAGAAACTGCGGTGGGTGCCAGCGACAGAGGACGGTCAAGAGATGGATATGTATGATCTGTGGGGAGTCACCATCGGAGTTCTCTCGCATGATGGCACGTTGCTTGGCATGGCACGTCTCCTCCCCTCTTCAGGCAAGTTCATGTTGGAAAATGAATTTGGGGCACTACTTCCCGGAGATTACCCCATTAGAAAAGAACGGGACACGGCCGAAATTACTCGGCTTACTGTTAATCCTGACATCCAAGACGCAAAGCTTTCCACCCAAGTCATGCTAGCGACGTTGAAGGGGATCT
This genomic window contains:
- a CDS encoding sensor histidine kinase, with the protein product MEETRVTVGKKRFEVLDGGLRTPSKLSLSQSARPVKQSYGWAQLEPCAGELTTAYKATERRLHMLLEDRTRIGRDLHDCVLQSLYAIGLGIEMSRKLRHDNNQEAKSSDARTITQINQLIHEVRSMIRELESGAVQEFDLASELNTLRTTYEQTGQLRVRLDLQRGALEVLTHEEEREILNIVREALSNCARHAHASRATVAIRMIDTRIRVTVQDDGIGFSTVVGQSGGYGLANMEARAKKLGGTLRVESKTGGGTHVTAEFSLEPLLAPV
- a CDS encoding response regulator transcription factor is translated as MKQPQTSIVLIDDHEMVRRGLRALLHLEPDMTIVGEAGTVAEGVSAVERLTPHMVLLDVKLPDATVTDACRRLLAVAPKLRILVLTSYAEDATVMASVQNGAHGYVLKDVRMDDLVRAIRTVASGHGYLDPRVTQRALHWIRTSSHLGINSQTVTRLSPQERLILPLLAEGKTNKEIAVHLRLSDKTVKNYLANIFDKLHVKRRTEAVAWFMKEGHVPSSPAHSPRL
- a CDS encoding PAS domain S-box protein; this encodes MNSPVGMSDPVSAELIQLRRRVVELQQALAHPEQDHRPAHASALGAAQVGTWAWESETNRVSWSPETEQIFGLRPGSFDGTYEGFFALVHPDDRQRLSDAIGTAVAERTFYLVEHRIILPNAETRWVACRGRALSGENGAASGMVGTVEDITTRKQSELAQQAFQESLEARVQERTAGLERAVQELKREVERREKAESALRASEQRYQSLYEHNPFMYFTLASDGTVLSVNRFGAEQLGYDPRDLVGRSIAEVFDSSEHQTTFERLTACVTSPYTLWEWEAQKIRKDGTRLWVKERARAIHDHMGTTLVLVACEDITERKRAEKQLAETSRLLRTLVNESALPLVCLDRAGRVISWNQAATRLFGWTEEEVLGREIPYVHAGEEATSDALWERGIRGELTGPIELRRQRKDGQMLDLLLWPVFVSDEFEQVSLAVGLYVDRSDLKRAEEARLRSEDRLRSFLDALDDLAFEFDQDGRYLHVWTGNEDKLLVPKAQLIGKLITDIFGPETGTHYVEAIRRVITTGQPATVEYSVWLGQDRRHFSGILTRIPGGYRGSPTVGCIVRDMTDTRLIESQLRENEARWRTLYEHAGVGIAQLTLDGRFLRVNPHLCQIIGHPPEAIIGRNFRDYTHPDDIQANLAHLAELLAGKRHSFSMEKRYRRVDGTWVWVTLTVSLVHSGSVDQDYLIAVIQNIDNQKHSYSLLQAAMNSVADGLLIVDRHGKVTSTNQRFLSLWNIPPDLADCQDDDALLIAVADQLEDPLSFLGKVRALYAHPEESSFDVLRFKDGRLFERHSRPQILGGEIVGRVWTFQDVTERKRAEDALRTSELRLQQFVAEAPVGLCILDENWRAISANRTLCELTGYEKEEILGSTYALYTHPEDLSANIVLTDEFFRGVRSQYSSEHRYIRKSGEIIWVSVKATRIELSGHMGPLLLTAVQDITERKLAMEEREQLSRDLHDNLLQALYAIGMQLEAGKLAMKQSARRSKAHMSHAISQLNNLMVDVRRFIALLTRHPPTELDFGHALNQLIASMTGTDQATPQLEIKSPVLSFVTPQLAEQLLNIAREALSNSIRHAHASHRWVQLSLIDNSIRLVIGDNGVGFLKTRKRRMGHGLSNMAARARHISGTFTLQSAPKQGTIITVDVPLKKDIVYE
- a CDS encoding GNAT family N-acetyltransferase; its protein translation is MSTSLVSQERGVSFCEGEFFVKTLETREELTQAYRLRHRVFAEKLRWVPATEDGQEMDMYDLWGVTIGVLSHDGTLLGMARLLPSSGKFMLENEFGALLPGDYPIRKERDTAEITRLTVNPDIQDAKLSTQVMLATLKGIYQWAVENEVRYYYLEVEHRFLRALRMLGFPCEPIGPVVKLPPAGASAVAALYDMARFDDENMEKRPSFLEWISTIRTTTGQTITGRTSSASPEVVGVG